In Oxyura jamaicensis isolate SHBP4307 breed ruddy duck chromosome 9 unlocalized genomic scaffold, BPBGC_Ojam_1.0 oxy9_random_OJ191, whole genome shotgun sequence, the genomic window gcACCCGGCTGCGTGTCACCCCAACAGCACGGGGGGATCGTTTACATCACGGGGAAATCACTTACGCTTGACATTTCGGCTGCAAAGGCCACCAGCTGCCCGTGCTATTGTGCAGCGGGAGCAGGTTACCTAAGCCGTGCcggggaggagcagcagggtgtCCCGGGGCTGGGTGACAGCTGGCCTCGCCTGGCCTTGCGCCGTCCTCACCCTGCGACCGGGGAGCAGCCGCTCCCCACCGCGGATTTTAAACCCAGCCATTAAGCAGCCGGGACGTGCCCGTCGCTAATGAAGCATCATTTGGCTTTGGCAGAGGGCTGAGGAAGCCGGGCAGGAGCCAGACCACCCTCTCCCTAGCTTGGCAGGCTCGTTACCTGGTGCCAGCCCAACTGCTTTCACTTGATTCCTGCAGCACCAATGAGGGCCTGAGCTGCCTGAGGCTTTGCTTGGCCACACGGCTGCCTACCAGCCCGGGAAATGGGGGGGGACCGGCTTTTGGTCCCCAGCTGTCCGGTTCCAGCAGGACAAAACCTCCTggcagcacccagagctgcaCCCTGCTCGCAGTCCAGCCTCCAGCCCGACAGCCACGTGTCCAGGCACAACGAGACCCCAGCTAcgcggggagcagccccagcgccgCGGGCGGATCAGCCTTACCTTGTCGccagccggggccggggccgaggGCAGCGGGGCGGATTTGGTGGAGGACTCGCACAGGGACAGGCTCTTCTGGCCCTGCTGGGAGGCGGCATCGGGGGCCGGGGAGCCTCCCTCGGGGGCCACGTCGCGGGAGCCGGTGGACTCGCTGCTGGTGGAGCTGCGGGAGAGCAGCCCCTGGCTGCGGTCGGTGCTGACGGAGCAGTGCGTCAGGACGTACTGCTCCTGGATGTAGGAGGGCTGGTAGATCCGCTTCCAGATGTCTCCTCCCGAAACGAGGTCCGTGCCTGCTCGGTAAATGGACACCCCGTCAGGGCACTGCCCCCGTGCCACCCCTGCTGCTCCCGCTGCTCGTCCCCACTCACTCCGCTCCGACTCCTCCGTGCCTCCGGCCGAGACCTCCAGGGAGGCCTCTCCAGAGCCTGCACTGCCTCGGGGCAGCTCGCGGCGCTCCCCGGGCACCGGCGGCCGCGTCCCCCCGGGACTGGGCACCTCATCCTGCAAGGGGACAGCAGAGCCCCTGCGAGCCCTGTCCCGGCCCTGGTGGAGAGAGGGTCCTGCCATCAGCCCCGTCACGGGGATCCCAGTGGCACCACCACGCAGGGGGGGGAGCAAAAATGTGCTGGGCAGCTCTGTAGGGCCCCCCCCCGGTCTCACCGCCGGGCGCCGGTCCCGGAATCGGGCGATGCTGTACAGGGTGCAGTAGCTGACCAGCCGGTCACCGGGGTACAGGGCTGCGATCTCGGTGGGCGAGAGCAGGGCCTCGGTGCTGTCGGGGACGTACCAGTCGATGGTGATGTCGCTGACGGCCGGCTCGATCGCTTTCTTTAGGGACTTGATGAGCTGGGGCggggagaggagctggcatccggccccgcggtgcccccgctccccgccccgcGCCGGGCCCTACCTTGGGCTGCAGCCTCTCGGCCGGGCTCAGGAACTCGGCGCGGCCCCGGCTCAGCTTGGCCATGGCCGTCAGCAGCCGCCGGCACGCCCGCGGGCCCATGCCGAAGCTGAAGCACCTGCAGGAAGGAGCCaggtgctgaaaaaaaaacacatttttggggggaaaaagcgCCGTGCCCCCGCTGCGGTGCCGTACCTGGCGGTGCTGGCCTGCCGGCGCACCAGCTGGAGGATCCTgcccgcgccgcccgccgccgccgccgcggtgAAGAGGAAGAGCTGCCGGGGGTAGCCGTGGTGCAGGGGCTGCGCCAGCGCCCAGCTCAGCGCTGCCAGGAGGTCGGGGCCGCCCGTGGCCACCCGCAGCTCGCCCAGGTGCCGGCAGGCGCGGCGCAGCGTCTCCTGCCCGCAGGGATGGATGGATGGCTTGTGGGGGTGGACGGGAGCCCCGTGGCCACCCGCCCATGGGGAAGGGGTCGGGGTGGGGAGGAcggagggggccgggggctgagCTTCCCCCAGCAGCACTCACGTTGCTGCAGAGGCGGCTGGAGGGGAAGAGCGGCTGGACGTCGGAGCCGAAGCCGGCGATGTTGAGCAGGGTCCCCGACGGGAGGCTCTTCAGGGCCACCAGCAGAGCTTCctggggtggtggcagggaaggggagTGCTGCTAAGGGCCCGCCACTCGgtgggagcccccagcccccgctgcccctcCTCACCTTGACCTTGTCGACGTCGGGGCCGCTCATGGTGCCGCTGCGGTCGACGAGGAAGAGGACCTCGCGGGTGACGCTCTGCAGGTCCCCCGGGACGGCCTCCACCGCCGGGCAGAAGTTGAGCATCAGCACGGGGTTGGGGAAGATGTCTTTGTGGAAACGCTTCTGCACAAAGGCCACCTGCAAGCCAGGCAAGCAAGGGGCTCCTTCACAGCCCTCAGCCCCACAAAGCCCACACCGGGGTCTTCCTCAcgtcccccccaccccgttGTCGTCCCCACGGGCTGGCGCTGGCCGTGCCCCATCACCTGTCTCTCGCCGCTGCCATCCTTCCTGGCTATCCGCGCGTAGTCCCGGCGGCTCCGGATGTGCGCCTCGTACTCGGGGTAGCTCATGGTGCCTTCCTCCATCACCaggtggggctggtggggctctggggggggtggcgggggcTCACAGTCGCCCCCAGCCCAGAAGCTTTGGGGGCCATGCCCAACCTCCCCCAAACCCGCGGCTTTTCCAGGCGCCGGCAGCCCTTACCGCAGGGGTAGAGGATGATCTCCACGTCCCTGTCGTAGCGGTGACGCTCAGCCAGGGTGACACAGGTGGTGGTGGCGGAGGTGGCCCAGGGGTCGGCGTCGGCACGCAGAGCATGGGTCGGGCTCTCCaggcctgggggggggacacacgcagagctgggggcagccccggtCGGCTCCGGACCCGGCACGGCCACAGGCCCAAGGACGCCGCTCGCCTGCCAGCGCTGATGGGATTACTGCTGCCGGCGGCAAGGAGCACCCCGTCTGCCCGACACCCCCCGCAGCCTCCATCCATCACGCCTCCGCCGAGGACAGGATGGAGGCTGCTGACTCAGAGCCTGGTGGCAGCGGCCCAGAGCCGTGGCCCTGCCAGGTGCGGGGcgatttggggaggggggggggctcagACCACAGCCCCCGCACCCCCAGCCCTACCTGCCAGCAAGCAGGGGCCCTTCACCAGCAGCTCGAAGGCGAACTCGTAAGGAAAGGGGTTGCGGGCCTGTCCCCAGAAGACGTCCGTGCTCTCCACGGGGGGCGCGGGGGAAGGCTGGCTCCGTGCACTGGGCCCCCCGAAACAGCTGGTGGGGCTGCAAGGGGAGCGGCGTGAGGGCAGTGCCGGGGCCCCCGCGCCTCCCCTGCACCCCCggcgtccccccccccgggacggCAGAGACTCAGGAAGCAGTGAGAATCACCATAGGGCCAACCTGTCGTCACACAAGCTTCCCGGCTCGCTCTCACGCTCGGGGGCGGCGGCGATGCGAGGCGCGAGGACCGGGGGGAGGACGAGGCGCAGGGCCCCCCCCGGCAGCGTGGGCAGCTCCTGCACCGTGCGCAGCGTCACGGCCAGGCTCTCGGCCGGGCCCAGCGAGCCCGTGCTGATGACAAAGGTGGAGCGCTCGGCGTCTTCGTCCAGGACGAGGTGGCctgggcagaggaggagaggtgaggaTGAGGAGCATCTCTGCCACCCTCCCGGAGAGGGGACAGCGGGATCTCCAGTCCCAAAGGCCCCCAGGTATCGGGATGGCCCGGCTGGGGCTCGCCAGCCCCTGGTGCCCCCCACCTTGGCACGCAGACCCAGCGGCACTCACCACCGGCACAGCGTCGCGGCCGCCCGGGGCTGGTGCGGCACTCGAGGCAGCATTCCTGCGCCCGGTGCCGGCTCTGCACCTGGAAGGTGACCCGCcggctgcccgccgccgcctcgaAGCCGGCCACCACCTCCGACTCCTCCAGCGGGTAGATGAAGACACCTGCGGGAGGGAGACAGCCCCGAGGCAGAGCCAAGGCAGCGCCCCCAAAAACTCAATCCGAGCTGCAGGGCACGCGCGGTGCCCTTGCATGGTAAGGGGCTGGGGCGCTCCCCAGCACGGGGGGTTTTagggtccctgcagccccccttaCCTTCCACGGGCTCCTCGCGGGGGTTGGTGTACACGAGGTGGGCGGCGATGCTCAGGGCGTAGCCGTTGGCACAAGCCTTCACCCGGGAGCTCTTCAGGGGCAGAGCATCCCAGGAGGAGAGCGCGTACAGACCTGGCATGGTCCCTCGGCGCGGGCTGCCAGGAAGGGGGACAGGCTCATCATCCCCATGGAGGGATGGGGCGCACGGACCTGAACCCAAATCTCTGCTCTGGAGACGGGGTCTGGAGCCGAACCTCAGCCCTCTGGAGCCATGGAGCCCTCAGCAAGCAGGGCTCCTAGGCACGTAGCCACACGTGTGTCCCCATCTCCCGGCCACCCCaaagcagcctggcagctccGGGGCCTCCCCAGCCCATCTCCCCTGCAGGCGGGGAGAGGAGCATCTGCTGCTCCCACCTCCATCCACCCACAGAGGTTACCAGggtaatttgtttaaaaaaataaaaaataaaagatgcgAGAGGAGCCCGCAGCGTAACTAGGACAGAACAGAGTGAGGTGTTTGCTGGGGGGTTAATAATTAACAACAAGGTCAGCTCCGCTCTGAGGAGCGGCACGGaggggaaggctctgcagggaggggaCCATGCTCTGCCTCGGGGCAGCGAAGCTCGGCACGGACACGCAGGTGTGCGGCCGTGGGAGGACGCTGCTTGGGATGCCTTGCAACCCACAACACCCAGGAGCAGCATCCCAAACCGCTGCCCGGGCTCTGCCCACCGTCTCCTCATCCCCTGCCACCACCACGTCTCGTGCGATATTCGGGGCAGCCTGCGTGGCTCTGCACCCCCCGCCGCATCCCCTGCCCGCCCCACGCGTCTGACAGCAAGCAGCCGCGTCCCGCCGCGGGCTTCAGCGCGTGGCAAGGACAAGGCCAGGTGGAAGCAAACCATCTGGTCCCCCCGCCCCGGCGGCCTTCGCCCCAGGAACAGCTCGTGCGGGCGTCAGGAACGCAAGGCGGGGTGCCCTCGTCCGAAGGGTGCCTCGGTTGGAGCATCCttgaaggcagagcagggctgaacCTCAGGAGCTGAGCCCGGTGTGGGGCAGGGAGCCCCCGGGGGCCGTGTTAGCCACGTGGCTGCATCCCAGGAATGCGAGCCCATCAGGTTGGAGGGGAGCTGAGTGCCTGCTGGATTGTCACCTTGGGGTGGTGCTGGCACATCCCCGTCACCTCCAGCCCCACGCGCCAGGTGCCCCCGCCTGCTGTCACACCACACGGGGGGCACTCTGCCCgcagcacccagcctggctCTGGGGACCCAgacacccccagcccagctgccctgGGCCATTCGGGAGGGATTTCACCCCAAAGCCCTTCCATTAGTTCCCAAGGCACCTGGCTCAGCGCTCAGCAACGCGCCTGCTGTTTGCCGTgccgccccccggccggggCACGCCGGCTTGTTTACCGGGCTTCCAGGAGAAGCTGTCCCGGCTGCTTTTTATCACTCCTCGTTGCATTTACACTGCCAGGGTAAACAGGGCCCATCTGGCCCTGCCGCGCTTCCCGCAGGCTGCTCTAAGCCCCGAGGTAATGAATAAAACCAGACCCGCAGGTCCTCGCCCCAGCCTCGGCCCCCAGAGCAGCAAATTGGCCCCGGTGCCAGCGCGGCATCGCCTGTGGGTCCTACCTCCAACGCAGCCACCGGCACCTTCGCAGccccctcctcatcctccctgCCTACAGAGCTGTGATGAACACCAAGGCGAGGAGGAGCTCGCCCCTAGGTCCGGATAACTTCGTGTCTGCCCTTTCCCCTGCGAGCAGGAGGACCCGTtccaggcaggctgctgctgaaagccagGCGTGAGCGGTGCCCGAGCTCACGGGGCGGCTGTTGGCAGCCGGGAACACCGGCACAGCTTCACCTGCTGCACCGACAGCTGCCTGGCCGGGGCCAAGGGGGAGTTCGGCCCAGACAGGGGCAAACCCAGTGGAAATTTCCACTGGAGACGAGCGGTGACAGTGGCACGTGCCTGTGAATGACCGGGATGGAGGGGTTGGGTCCTGAGTCCCTGCGGCAACACCCCACGGAGATCATTTCACCTGCTGCTTGGGGGCACTGCCCCgtgccttcccctgcctgtgGGGCAGCCCCCCATCCCTTGGCCAGGACGTGAGGCCAGAGGAACAGGATCTGTCCCAGCAGAGccactggagcaggggcaggtggCTGCCCGTGGGGCACGCCGCTTTGCAGGGAGCCCAGGGCAGTGGGAtttccccaggggctgcaggcaaaGGGCACGGATGAGAGGCTGCCCGGAGCCACGCTCGGctgggctgcccccagccctgacccccagccccccggtgCTCGCCTCACGGCTTTCCCTGCTGGAAAGTCTGAGCGGAGCAGAGCACGGTGCGTGCAGGCACACAGACCACGTCCAGGACAGAGACGCTGCCCCCCTTCAAAGCCCCTGCCCACCACGGCGCACGCTTCCCAGCCACGTTGCTGCTGGCTCAAAGCTCTCTcttgccc contains:
- the VWA5B2 gene encoding von Willebrand factor A domain-containing protein 5B2 isoform X2: MPGLYALSSWDALPLKSSRVKACANGYALSIAAHLVYTNPREEPVEGVFIYPLEESEVVAGFEAAAGSRRVTFQVQSRHRAQECCLECRTSPGRPRRCAGGHLVLDEDAERSTFVISTGSLGPAESLAVTLRTVQELPTLPGGALRLVLPPVLAPRIAAAPERESEPGSLCDDSPTSCFGGPSARSQPSPAPPVESTDVFWGQARNPFPYEFAFELLVKGPCLLAGLESPTHALRADADPWATSATTTCVTLAERHRYDRDVEIILYPCEPHQPHLVMEEGTMSYPEYEAHIRSRRDYARIARKDGSGERQVAFVQKRFHKDIFPNPVLMLNFCPAVEAVPGDLQSVTREVLFLVDRSGTMSGPDVDKVKEALLVALKSLPSGTLLNIAGFGSDVQPLFPSSRLCSNETLRRACRHLGELRVATGGPDLLAALSWALAQPLHHGYPRQLFLFTAAAAAGGAGRILQLVRRQASTARCFSFGMGPRACRRLLTAMAKLSRGRAEFLSPAERLQPKLIKSLKKAIEPAVSDITIDWYVPDSTEALLSPTEIAALYPGDRLVSYCTLYSIARFRDRRPAGRDRARRGSAVPLQDEVPSPGGTRPPVPGERRELPRGSAGSGEASLEVSAGGTEESERSTDLVSGGDIWKRIYQPSYIQEQYVLTHCSVSTDRSQGLLSRSSTSSESTGSRDVAPEGGSPAPDAASQQGQKSLSLCESSTKSAPLPSAPAPAGDKVPAALSTEELARRQKALARAALAGRSFSSPHGELDARRLCRALEKVSQKRNQSLEGRLDQLGPKTPLLQHSVGESNNLLSPTHLDWDMLVEPSYLFSASPEAREPSQGDPCLPLRCHVVIHGLLAGKPVSWEVTASLESLLRPRDGTGSEDPPRRAGVDGEKPLHGLAARSVIRDSEKAAQREAELEQGFARRFRLKAMQTSKACNVPSLYTCVVPVDGATRAALPTAPQVWGTAGTAGSWRHRSGSASLGQQRDVEEQEEALIGAERDEVPGSPASVSSTTSGWEKQNGTNGPPTSPSTSSMGSQKSTESIAGSRFSLSRRRGPSLALRPHCLSPESERSSASASHDYLPLVQLQQARGPFQLTESFSEVVQIPLDRLRRASPYASHRASLSPTSPVAKSSPGAGPSAEEPPAAAPEPSSPPSHSTCSEVPSAAVWAQADSGHGSESDTGPHSAAPSEAGLSWQDAGPEDLESASWATAVALAWLEHRCAGFFEEWELVAAKADAWLQAQRLPEGVDVGCLKGAARHLFLLLRHWDENIKLNMLCYNPNNV
- the VWA5B2 gene encoding von Willebrand factor A domain-containing protein 5B2 isoform X1; protein product: MPGLYALSSWDALPLKSSRVKACANGYALSIAAHLVYTNPREEPVEGVFIYPLEESEVVAGFEAAAGSRRVTFQVQSRHRAQECCLECRTSPGRPRRCAGGHLVLDEDAERSTFVISTGSLGPAESLAVTLRTVQELPTLPGGALRLVLPPVLAPRIAAAPERESEPGSLCDDRLALCPTSCFGGPSARSQPSPAPPVESTDVFWGQARNPFPYEFAFELLVKGPCLLAGLESPTHALRADADPWATSATTTCVTLAERHRYDRDVEIILYPCEPHQPHLVMEEGTMSYPEYEAHIRSRRDYARIARKDGSGERQVAFVQKRFHKDIFPNPVLMLNFCPAVEAVPGDLQSVTREVLFLVDRSGTMSGPDVDKVKEALLVALKSLPSGTLLNIAGFGSDVQPLFPSSRLCSNETLRRACRHLGELRVATGGPDLLAALSWALAQPLHHGYPRQLFLFTAAAAAGGAGRILQLVRRQASTARCFSFGMGPRACRRLLTAMAKLSRGRAEFLSPAERLQPKLIKSLKKAIEPAVSDITIDWYVPDSTEALLSPTEIAALYPGDRLVSYCTLYSIARFRDRRPAGRDRARRGSAVPLQDEVPSPGGTRPPVPGERRELPRGSAGSGEASLEVSAGGTEESERSTDLVSGGDIWKRIYQPSYIQEQYVLTHCSVSTDRSQGLLSRSSTSSESTGSRDVAPEGGSPAPDAASQQGQKSLSLCESSTKSAPLPSAPAPAGDKVPAALSTEELARRQKALARAALAGRSFSSPHGELDARRLCRALEKVSQKRNQSLEGRLDQLGPKTPLLQHSVGESNNLLSPTHLDWDMLVEPSYLFSASPEAREPSQGDPCLPLRCHVVIHGLLAGKPVSWEVTASLESLLRPRDGTGSEDPPRRAGVDGEKPLHGLAARSVIRDSEKAAQREAELEQGFARRFRLKAMQTSKACNVPSLYTCVVPVDGATRAALPTAPQVWGTAGTAGSWRHRSGSASLGQQRDVEEQEEALIGAERDEVPGSPASVSSTTSGWEKQNGTNGPPTSPSTSSMGSQKSTESIAGSRFSLSRRRGPSLALRPHCLSPESERSSASASHDYLPLVQLQQARGPFQLTESFSEVVQIPLDRLRRASPYASHRASLSPTSPVAKSSPGAGPSAEEPPAAAPEPSSPPSHSTCSEVPSAAVWAQADSGHGSESDTGPHSAAPSEAGLSWQDAGPEDLESASWATAVALAWLEHRCAGFFEEWELVAAKADAWLQAQRLPEGVDVGCLKGAARHLFLLLRHWDENIKLNMLCYNPNNV